The sequence CTGTCCCATGTTGCGTACTGACATTTCCCTGAGTCGAGAGAGAGCTGCCCTCACTGTGATCGAGCTAGTACTGGTGATGGCGGTGGTGGGCATCCTCACCTCGCTGCTGGTAGTGGCGTTTTCGCAGACGCGGGTGGATTCGAAGATCAAGCGGGCCAACGCGGATCTGCACGTCATCCAAGTAGGGCTCGAGCAGTATCGAGGCAGATTCGGCGACTATCCTAGGATTCCCGACATCGACGGCGGAGCGGTCTTTCCAGATCCAGTCACCTCCAACAACAGCTATCTGCTCAACGCCTTAAGCGGCAAGATCGGCCCGTCTCACGCGGTGGTGGACGATGTGCCCTCGATGCTCAACCATGGCTTGCTCACGCTTTCGAATCCAGAGGACGGATACCCCATGGAGGACGCGGTGGACAACGAGCTGGTTGATCCCTGGGGGCATGCCTACGCGTACGACTATCGCCCAAAGGACGCTGGCTGGCTGATGTTTGGCTACAAGCTGTATTCGTTCGGTCCCGACGGGTCCGACGATTCCGGAGAGGGGGATGATATCGTCGCGGAATGAGAGGACTTGCTAAAACGGGATTCACTTTGTTCGAGGTGCTCGTTGCCTTGGGGATCATCGCGATCATCTCCGGCGCGGGTTTGTATTCGCTAGGAAGAGGCGAGGATCGTCGAGCACTCAATAAAGCGGCAAGAAGCATGCACGCCATGATTCGCGTCGCTCGAACCCAAGCCATCACCAACGGCGTGCATTCTCGCCTGATCATCAACTACGACCCCAGCGACCGCCAAAGCTGCCTGCGACAGATCGGGGTGGTGGTTGAGGATCCGAACGCAGGGAAGGATCGCTGGAGAGCCGTCGAGCGCGGGACCATGCTTCCGCAAGGCGTCTTCGTCGTGCCGTGGAGCGGAGATGCTGTTTCGTTCTCCGAAGATTGGACTTCTCAAGAGCGGCGCAGCTGGTACCGCATCGATCAGAACGAAGCGGAAAATTCGGCAGTGTTCAAATACGACTATCCCCTGAAAGCGGCGGTGCCGGAGGGGCAGGGCCAGGATTGGATCGTCTATCAGTTCGCCCCGAACGGCAGGGTGTCGCCGGCCCAATGGGGCGGTGGCGACCACCAACCCGCAAATCGCATCGTGCTCGCCAACGCGGGATGGGACGCTGATAAGATCGCTTTTCGCACGCCGGAGCGGTTGATCGCGATTTCCTTCAAGCTATCGGGCGCCAGTATCCAAAACGAACTGACGGAATTGGAGGAGATGGAATGACCCGGCATCGCCATCCTTTCGTCGACAGACGCGCTGCGTGGAAACGAAGCGCTTTCACCCTATTGGAAGTCGTGGTGACCCTTGCTATGTTGGCTGTCATCGCCATCCCAGCTCTTGGTCTCGCGACTATGGCGATTAGTCGCAACAAGGACCAGATGACCATCGGCAATGCCACCGAACTGAAAAACCGTATCGATCTGGCCCTCAAAGCGGATCGGGACCTGACCTCAGGCGTTTTCGAGGAATCCTTCCTGCAAAGCGGACCGTTCGTCATTTTCGCGAGCGAAGACCTCGAGTACATCGAGCACGGAACGCTCAGCGAGGAGAACGACCAATTCTATCGCATATCGGTCTCCGAGCCTGCTGGCTATCGCTATGCGGATGAGGACGCCTATCGGGTGATGACTTACGAGTTCGTGTGGCCTTGGAACGGAGAAAATCCGGATCGGAACCAGCTTTTCTTCACGACCGTATTCAGAAAGTTATGACGAATTTCTCTAGAAACGGATTTACGCTGATCGAGCTGATCGTCGCGATGGCGATCTCAGTGGTGATCGCGGCTTTCGTTTTCAGTTTTGGCTCGAGCCTAGCCGGCATTTGGAAAAACGCCAGCGGGCAAATCGATGCCGAACTCGATGCCAACCTCGCTCTGGATCAGATCGCCCGCGATCTGGAGTCAGCGATCATGCTGGAGAAAGCGAGTGGCGATGTGATGTTCGCTGTCGACATGCTGTCCAAGGAGGATATCTCAGCCATCCCCTTGAACGATCGCCTCTGGAAGATCGGCAGCGCCAGCCGGCCGGAAACGCTCGACGTGCATCTCTCGAACCACAACTACGGCTGGGCCGGCGCTTGGCTGCGCTTCTTTTCCTGCCAGCCGAGCGTGAACGCCGTTTCCTATCGCATCATTCGGAGGCCAGGCTTCACCGATTCCTCGACCGATCGCTATGTGCTCAACCGAAGCGTGGTCAGACAGGATCACACGTTGGCTGCGGGCTGGGATATCACCAAGGGCGACTACGTGGATGGCTCGATTTCGAGAACGTCATACGATCTCGCTCCGAACATCAAGTTTCCCACCATCGACAACGCGTTTCTGGAAAACGTAGTGGATTTCGGGGTACGCCTCTATGTGTACGAAGCCGGAGCTCGGACGGAAGATGCTCCGTTCGGGATGCGGCTCGTCTTCCCTGCTGACGAGAATTCGCGACTGTCCGATGCGGATCGAACGCATCGGGGCCGAGCACGCCGCAACGTGACGAGTGAGAACCGTTATCCTGATGTCGTCGAAGTGTTCGTTCGAGTGCTCACCCAAAATGGAGCGGATCTCCTGAGAGAGCTAGAAAATGGAGCAGGGCAGTCCGACTACGAAGCCATCGTGTCGAGTCACAGCCGAGTCTACCGAAGGACGGTGAGCGTAGCGGGAACTCAATCGGAGCAATGAAACGGATCGAGACAGGAAAGCCGACGGTTTCGTTGCGTCAGCGAAAAGGATTTGCCATCGTATTGGTGGCGGCTCTCGCCGGATTGGTGTTTCTACTGGGGGCCTCGCTCGTCGCCGTGTCGCAACTACAGCGCGCTTCGGCCCAATACGATCAACGCATGCAGCTCGCCCGCGACCACGCCCGAGCATCCTTCGAAATGGCCTTGGGCGAGCTTCAGCGACATGCCGGGCAGGATACCACGGTGACGTTCACCGCGGACGCTTATCGTTCGCCAAGGGATGAGGATTTCAATGCGCCGAGCGATCCTGCCACCTCGGGCGTTTATCAACCCTTCTGGACTGGCGTATCCAACGTAACCGGCGGGCCGCGATGGTTGGTGTCTAGGCCTTTCGGTCAATCCTTGGAACCGGATCCGCTGAAAGAAATACCGGATCCTGTCACGCTCGTGGCTAGAGGCTCAGCGAAGCCGGCCAACGACTCGGATCAAGCCAGGCATGATGTCAGAGTCCCGAAGGCTCCGATCAAGGCAAAGGGCGTGCTAGGCTACCCTGCGCAAGAGGAAAGAGCCATTGGCCACACCGCCTACTGGGTCGGCGACCTCGGCGTCAAAGCCAGCTACGCCTTGTACGACAAGAGCGGCCAAGTGGAACACTACAAGGACAGCGAGAAGCTACGCCTGCGGCAAATGACCGCGTCTAATCCTCGTCACGACACAGTCGATACAAACCCCGTGCCCGTCGTCGCAGACGATGGAACCGTGTCGTATGACGACACGAACCCGATTCGAATCGATCAATATGTGAACGACTTCCAGTTTCGCCATCGGTTTGGCAGCGCCAATGACGATCCGTACTTTTTCTTAAACGACCTCACCGAAGACGACGTCCAAAGGCGTTTTCATGACTACACGCCCCTCTCTATCGGCATCCTCTGCAACACCGCCGAGGGCGGTTTGAAAAAGGATCTGACACCTGGAGTTGATATTGGGGAATCTGAAGGAGAGGAGCTATGGGATGGAACAGAGCTACAACGATTCAGTAATTTGTCGTTTCTAATAGAGCCTACCGCAAGCGCCTCGAATGGCTTGGCCTTGGCCTACGAGATCAGTCCAAGTGACAGTGAATCAGATACTCTCTTTTTTCATCCCATTCTCACCGACTTCAATCTGCGGGTAGGGTTTTGGCTACGATTCCAAGGTAATGTTGGAGAGTTGGTTCTGGGATACAACTTGGCAACCGAGCTATGGAATCCTTACTCTGCCACATTGATTCAAGATGGCAATATCAGGGTTAGGATCGAAAAACTGCCGTCTATCGCAGGAACCCTGAGAGGGCCTAGTGATACACGTGAATTTCTACTTAACCTGGAGGATGAAAGCCAGGTCTCGAGACCAATATACGAGCTGAGTAAATCGGTTTGGAGACCCGGAGAGATCGCGTTGTTCTCCGGGATCAGCGCAGTTCAACCTTCAAGCGACGTACATGAGCTTGATCGATTCAACCACGCCTCTATTGCTGAGGGGTTGCAACCAAGAATCTTTCGAGAGTCGGAAAGCGAGACTGTCCAACTTGATTTTAGTTTCGTAGATCCTGCTGACCCGACCACAGTCGTTCCTGCGTCTCTCGACGTTGTTCTCGAGATCGATCGAGACGGATCCTTTATACGATTGGCTACTTACCGTTTGTCAGGTGAAGATTTACTTTTTCGTGCCAGCGAAGAAACGGTTGACCTAGGTATCGAATCGGACGCAACCTTTGCATTTACGTGGTCATTGAGTGACGAGGTTTTAAGTTCGGATTCTTTCAATGTACAAAAAACTGAATACGAGTTCGCGGACATTGCGTCGAGTTTCACCAGCGAAGTGATTTCAGAGGATGCGTTGAATTCTCAGATCGTAGATGGCTCAATCACGCTCCTCGGCAGAAGGCCAGTGTCTGCTTCATCTGATGATTGGTCTTACGATATTCCATACGCTGAGATACCGCGACAAGAACTCACTTCTGTCGCAATGCTCAACCAATTCGGAGGCAGCTATGAAGGTCAGCCAGGAAAAGTCTCTTCGATACTCAACCCTCTTTTTGATACGAGTTTTTTCTCCACGGTTCCTCGCACCGGTCTGAATGCTCTAAACAATCTCATTCTACCGAATGCGCATCTGCGAATCGAAGGAACTCCGACCGTCAGCGACCTGCAATCCATCAGGAGCGCTCAGTACCTCAAAGTACACGGGCAATTCAACGTGAACTCTACCTCGAAGAATGCTTGGGCGGCGATATTGAGAGCAGTCGCGATGGATAACTGGCAATATGTGGCGCCGATCGTCGAAGAGGAGGACGAGGGTATTGGTATGTTAGATACAAGCGGCAAGTTCCTGTTTTTCAATTTTCCGCAAGCTTCACAAGAGGTTTATTCAGGTTCCTACGATTCCCCTTTTGCCGACAGAATCGTGAAGCTTCGTAGAGGAATCATTCCACTAGACGATGGGGAAATTGTGGATCTTGCTCATAACATTGTATCCGAAATACGACAACACTTCGTGGCAGAAGGTGGTAGGCCGTTCAGGTCTATCGAGGATTTTCTAGATTCGGCGATCCTCGAAAGCGCGATCGCTGAAACATCGATCAACGACCCAGTACCGGATGGAGAGGAACCTCGCGGCATACTCACTCAATCCACCATCATGAACGCATTGGCGCCTTATCTATCGGCTCGGAGCGAAACATTTTTGATTCGGGCCTATGGGGATGCGGTGGATCCCGCCGATCCGAGTGACGTCTGGGCGAGGGCCTACTGCGAAGCGGTGGTGAGAAGGACGGTGGAAAAACATGAAACAGACTCCAATCCATCAGACACCATGAGCGCGACTTCGTCCGACGCCGGCGAGTTCGGTCGAAAGTTCGAGGTGATCGCCTTTCGATGGATGGATCCGGCGGACCTGTAGCCAATCCGCATGCTCCAGGCCGGGCGCGCCTGCTCCGTTTCAGAGTGAACTAGAGCGCGGCAGGTCGTACCCGCTCGGCGACTCGCGATTCGCAAGCCTCTCTCCCCCAGGGAGTTTTCATTTTTGCAAAAAAGGGGTTGAAACGTCGGTGAAGACCGTCGAGCCTCCGCGTTGGCCAGGTCCTATGCGATGATGGACGGGCGAATCCCGCCAGGACCGGAAGGTAGCAACGGTAGTCACGCTCCACATGCGCCGTAGGGTGCCTGGCCACCTTTTTTTTCCCAAGACATGAGCAGCGAAGGCTATCAGGTAATTGCCCGCAAGTGGCGCCCGCAGAAGTTCGACGACGTGGTCGGACAGGAGCACGTGGTGCGGACCCTGAAGAACGCTATCGAGCAGAATCGCATCGCTCACGCCTACCTCTTCGTAGGACCGCGCGGGACCGGCAAGACCACCACCGCCCGCATCTTCGCCAAATGCCTCAATTGCGAAGGCGGCCCGTTGGTCGATCCGCCTGAAGACTCCGAGATCTGCAAGGCGATCATGAACGGCAGCTGCATGGATGTGCTGGAGATCGACGGGGCATCCAACAACGGGGTGGAGCAGGTGAGGGCTCTGCGCGAGGACGCCCAATACGCCCCGAGCCAAGGCAAGTTCAAGGTCTACATCATCGACGAGGTGCACATGCTTTCCACCGGAGCCTTCAACGCGCTGCTGAAGATCCTCGAAGAGCCGCCGGCCCACGTGAAGTTCGTTTTCGCCACCACAGAGGCGCACAAGGTCCTGCCGACCATCGTGTCGCGTTGCCAGCGCTTCGACCTCAAGCCAATTCCGGAAAAGCTCATCCAGGAGCGCCTCGCCTTCATCGCTAAGGCGGAGGGCATTGAGGCCGACGACGCGGCCCTGAGCGCCGTCGCTCGGCTGGCAGACGGAGGGATGCGCGATTCGCAGTCCATCCTCGACCAGCTGATCGCCTTCTGCGGGAAGAAGATCACCGAAGCGGACGTGCTTCAGGTCTACGGTCTGGTCAGCGCGGACGACATTGACGCCCTCGCCATCGCCATCGCCACGGGTGACCACCCGCGCGTGCTGGAATTGAGCGACCAGTTCGACGCCTCTGGACAGGATTTCTACCGCGCACTGGTGGACCTGCAGGCCCGGGTGCGCCACGCCTTGATCGAAGCGGTGCGCGGAGGAGGGCAGACCGATAGTCTCGGCACCCCGCTGAGCACCGAATCGCTCACCCGTTTGCTCGATAGCCTGCGGCAGAGCGAATCCGGTTTGAAGTTTGGCCTCACCGAAAAGGTCAACTTCGAGGTCGCGTTGTTGAAGGCCTCCGAGGAATGCCGAGCCCGGGCCATCGACAGTTTGATTCGCGAACTTTCGTCCCTAGCGGAGAACCTTCCGGAAACCGCTGACGAAAAAAAAAACGGCTGAGCGTCCCTGAACGGATTCCCTACACTGCGAATTCCATCAAAGCCGCTCCTGCTCGTCCGGATCCGGTAGCCCCTCCGCCGGGCAGTCCCCCAGCTACAGACGAGCTAACCCCGGCCCACGAGGCGGACTACCAGATCGACGCTCCCGACGACGCCGATCTCGCCGAAATGCTCGGCAGCGCCATGCCGGTGAGAGACGAGGATATCGTGCCGGAAGACGGGTCCGAGCTGCCGGACATCGATACGTTGAAGAAGCGCATTCCTGAAAAGACGCAGGTGCTGATGGAGGAACTCTTTCGGGCCAAGCTCCAGAAGGTGGAGCGAGTGAATCCGAAAAAGATAAAGTAGGCCTGCCGGCTGACCGCCCTGGCCCATGTCGCCGCAAGCGGGCGAACCGCGAAGCGTCTTCTCGTATCCGGAAATTGGAGATGCCTCGAGTTAGAGGCTTCGATCCGATTGCTCGACGAGCCAGTCGCGCAGCGTCGACAGATCTTCGTCCTTCAGGCTCATTTTCAAGTAGTTCGGGTCGAGCTCGAACGCTTTCAGAAGATAGAGCTTGGCGGAATCCAATTCGTCACTGCAACACGCGTAGCAGCCAAGGTTGTAGTGGATGATGGCTTCGTCAGGGAAGCGTTTGGCGGCTGTCTCCAGAATGCTGCGGGCGCCCGAGAGCGAGTTCGCCCGGCGCGTGACGAAAGCGAGATTGACCAGGTTTCCGGGATCGCTGGTTTCCAGCGACGCCAGATGGTTCGCCACTGGCAAGGCGTCGTTCCACCGCTCGGCTTCCATCAGAATCGCCAGTTTCATTTGCTGGGTCTCCTTGCGTTGCTCGTTCGGCGGACTCAAGTCCGCGAGCTCCCGCAGCGCGTCGTCAAACATGCCGAGCTCGCGATACCCGTTTGCGTAGGTCAAGGTCTTGCGGTACAGGATCTTTTCGCGCTCGCTCTGCATTCGGCTCAAGCGTGGAAGGAGCGGGTGGATCAGGCAATAGCGAAACGAGCGCGGAGAAGAGGAGAGAAAAGCGCAACCGGGCTTCAAGCCAGGTTCCGCCTTCCAATCGACATCCCCCTGTCGAATCCTATCGTTGCGAATGAACCTTCACACGCAGGCGCTTCATCAGCGGCGATCGACGGACGAGACCGGAAGATGTCTAGAAAACCGGTCTCGCGTTTCGAAGCGCCGCCAAGTGGCACGGATCGTTCCGGGCTTCTGGACGATCACTGTTCGGCAGCGTCGTCTGAGTTGTCGAGCGGGCAGTCTCCGCGACCCGGTCCGCCCCGATGCTTCCGGCCCATAGCCGATAGAGCGTTGAGAAGCTCTTCGGAGTCGAGCACGGCGTCTTCGTCGGCGTCGAAGTCTTCGATCAGTCGGGCGGCGAGGTCTTCAGGACCTATCGGTCCACGACCCTTGCGATCATTGTTCAGCCCCTTGCCTGGGCGCTCCGCCCGTTGCTCCATGCGCTTCTCTCGCATTCCTTGCAGGGCGGTGGCAAGCTCCTGCTGAGTGAGCGTATTGCTCTCGTCCGTATCGTAGTCGGTGAAGAACTCGACCACGACCTCTTCGGCAGGCGGAGGAGGCGGGGGTGGTCCCCAGGGTCGGGCGGATGCGGTGGCTGCGATGATACTGGCCAATGGAACAAGCCCTCCGGCGATGAGTAGTTTCGTTTTCATTACGTTTTCCTTTCGTTGATTCGTTTGAGTCCGTTTTCGGAAGCGCTCTGGCTCCTCGTTTGCAGGTCCCTAGTAAAGCGCAGGGAAATTACAGGGCTTTGGCGGCGCCCATTACACATTTGTAATGAAGCAGGCGCTTGTATTGAGGACGAGGCGGGCAATACTCGTCGAAGAAATGAAGCTGCTACTGATCGAAGATGAGAAGAAGATCTCGGACTTTGTCGTCAAAGGGCTGAGGGAGCAGGGGTTCGTGGTCGAACATGCTAGCGATGGGAACGATGGCTACCTGCACGCCACCACGCAAAGCTACGATGTGATCATTCTCGACATCATGCTACCGGGGCGCGATGGGCTGAGCATTCTCAAAGCGCTTCGCAAATCGGGCAATACGGTGCCCGTCATTCTCGTGACGGCGCGGGGCGAGCTTGATGAGCGGTTGGAGGGCTTGAATCTAGGCGCCGATGACTACCTGACGAAACCGTTCTACTTGGACGAGCTCATCGCTCGCATCCAGGCTTTGCATCGGCGCTCGACCGGGACTCAGCTTAGTTTGATGCAGGTGGGAGATCTCGTGATCAATCTAACCACACGAGAAGCAAAGCGTGGCGACGAGGCGATCGAGCTGACCATGCGCGAGTTCAATCTGCTCGAGTATTTGATGCGCTCGCCAGCCCGCGTGCTCACGCGTACCCAAATTTTGGAGCACGTGTGGGGGTACGATTTCGACCCCAATACCAATGTAGTCGATGTTTGCATACAAAGGCTTCGAAAAAAGGTCGACGCCGGTAGGGAAACCGCCTTGATCGAGACCGTACGGGGAGCGGGTTATCGAATGAAGAAGCTATGAGGTCGTTTCGCTTGCGTTTGATCCTCTGGACGATCCTGATCTGCGGGACCGTGATGCTCGTCTTTGGTATCGGTACCGACATCGGGATCAGGACCCTGCGATTGAAGAGCTTCAACGCCCAACTGGAGCGGTTTGTCGATCGCCCCGCGCCGCCTCTCTCCCATTCTCGCTATTGGCAGCGCTTCGGAAACGAGGCGATCTACGAAATCGAACGCGATCTCGGAACGCGCGCCTTCACGCT comes from Pelagicoccus sp. SDUM812003 and encodes:
- a CDS encoding response regulator transcription factor; amino-acid sequence: MKLLLIEDEKKISDFVVKGLREQGFVVEHASDGNDGYLHATTQSYDVIILDIMLPGRDGLSILKALRKSGNTVPVILVTARGELDERLEGLNLGADDYLTKPFYLDELIARIQALHRRSTGTQLSLMQVGDLVINLTTREAKRGDEAIELTMREFNLLEYLMRSPARVLTRTQILEHVWGYDFDPNTNVVDVCIQRLRKKVDAGRETALIETVRGAGYRMKKL
- a CDS encoding prepilin-type N-terminal cleavage/methylation domain-containing protein, producing MTNFSRNGFTLIELIVAMAISVVIAAFVFSFGSSLAGIWKNASGQIDAELDANLALDQIARDLESAIMLEKASGDVMFAVDMLSKEDISAIPLNDRLWKIGSASRPETLDVHLSNHNYGWAGAWLRFFSCQPSVNAVSYRIIRRPGFTDSSTDRYVLNRSVVRQDHTLAAGWDITKGDYVDGSISRTSYDLAPNIKFPTIDNAFLENVVDFGVRLYVYEAGARTEDAPFGMRLVFPADENSRLSDADRTHRGRARRNVTSENRYPDVVEVFVRVLTQNGADLLRELENGAGQSDYEAIVSSHSRVYRRTVSVAGTQSEQ
- a CDS encoding type II secretion system protein; the protein is MRGLAKTGFTLFEVLVALGIIAIISGAGLYSLGRGEDRRALNKAARSMHAMIRVARTQAITNGVHSRLIINYDPSDRQSCLRQIGVVVEDPNAGKDRWRAVERGTMLPQGVFVVPWSGDAVSFSEDWTSQERRSWYRIDQNEAENSAVFKYDYPLKAAVPEGQGQDWIVYQFAPNGRVSPAQWGGGDHQPANRIVLANAGWDADKIAFRTPERLIAISFKLSGASIQNELTELEEME
- the dnaX gene encoding DNA polymerase III subunit gamma/tau, producing MSSEGYQVIARKWRPQKFDDVVGQEHVVRTLKNAIEQNRIAHAYLFVGPRGTGKTTTARIFAKCLNCEGGPLVDPPEDSEICKAIMNGSCMDVLEIDGASNNGVEQVRALREDAQYAPSQGKFKVYIIDEVHMLSTGAFNALLKILEEPPAHVKFVFATTEAHKVLPTIVSRCQRFDLKPIPEKLIQERLAFIAKAEGIEADDAALSAVARLADGGMRDSQSILDQLIAFCGKKITEADVLQVYGLVSADDIDALAIAIATGDHPRVLELSDQFDASGQDFYRALVDLQARVRHALIEAVRGGGQTDSLGTPLSTESLTRLLDSLRQSESGLKFGLTEKVNFEVALLKASEECRARAIDSLIRELSSLAENLPETADEKKNG
- a CDS encoding type II secretion system protein GspG, yielding MLRTDISLSRERAALTVIELVLVMAVVGILTSLLVVAFSQTRVDSKIKRANADLHVIQVGLEQYRGRFGDYPRIPDIDGGAVFPDPVTSNNSYLLNALSGKIGPSHAVVDDVPSMLNHGLLTLSNPEDGYPMEDAVDNELVDPWGHAYAYDYRPKDAGWLMFGYKLYSFGPDGSDDSGEGDDIVAE
- a CDS encoding type II secretion system protein; this translates as MTRHRHPFVDRRAAWKRSAFTLLEVVVTLAMLAVIAIPALGLATMAISRNKDQMTIGNATELKNRIDLALKADRDLTSGVFEESFLQSGPFVIFASEDLEYIEHGTLSEENDQFYRISVSEPAGYRYADEDAYRVMTYEFVWPWNGENPDRNQLFFTTVFRKL